A part of Streptomyces sp. NBC_01210 genomic DNA contains:
- a CDS encoding DUF4267 domain-containing protein, whose amino-acid sequence MAALTEHRAVLVEHLDDEEESLLPLAERHLSAREWNALGDHFMASTPKPKLLFFLGMVLEEADRTERSMILGPLPLPARLLWYAVGRPQYCPQDPPHPPRPPLKALQEALQSVPVGAGAPHGDHLGSHHSVPSPRRSAMNLKHLATGLAALGGAFIVKGVRDIATGLVVFALLLSGHRRALGWAMLAITFAPAGDMMIVLSNDGSPSTAYGVHGLTAAAVAVTAGLLLHERPLPASTPGFAEPASHPAVGAGPGRAFGGLPWLRRGR is encoded by the coding sequence GTGGCCGCTCTCACCGAGCACCGCGCGGTCCTTGTGGAGCACCTCGACGACGAGGAGGAGTCGCTGCTCCCGCTCGCCGAACGGCACTTGTCCGCGCGGGAGTGGAACGCGCTGGGTGATCACTTCATGGCGAGCACACCCAAACCCAAGCTGCTGTTCTTCCTCGGCATGGTCCTCGAGGAAGCCGATCGGACCGAGCGCTCGATGATCCTCGGCCCCCTGCCGCTCCCCGCCCGCCTGCTCTGGTACGCCGTCGGCCGCCCTCAGTACTGCCCGCAAGATCCGCCGCATCCGCCACGTCCGCCGCTGAAGGCCCTACAAGAGGCATTACAGAGCGTACCAGTCGGAGCTGGCGCGCCCCATGGCGATCACCTCGGCTCACACCATTCCGTTCCTTCTCCCCGGAGATCTGCAATGAACCTGAAGCACCTCGCCACCGGCCTCGCCGCCTTGGGCGGCGCATTCATCGTCAAGGGCGTGCGTGACATCGCGACCGGCCTGGTCGTTTTCGCGCTCCTCCTGTCCGGGCACCGCAGGGCGCTGGGCTGGGCGATGCTGGCGATAACCTTCGCTCCGGCCGGCGACATGATGATCGTCCTGAGCAATGACGGATCACCCAGCACCGCGTACGGGGTCCACGGCCTCACCGCCGCCGCGGTGGCGGTGACCGCCGGTCTGCTCCTGCACGAGCGCCCGCTCCCGGCGAGCACCCCTGGGTTCGCCGAACCGGCCTCACACCCTGCGGTGGGAGCGGGACCCGGTCGCGCTTTCGGTGGCCTTCCGTGGCTCCGGCGCGGAAGGTGA
- a CDS encoding helix-turn-helix domain-containing protein, whose product MAAAVPSPSLFVESLGAVESNPTALKLILGGKLRQLRMSAGLDPSGVDTRLGFSRSKTSRIELGRHGCKPADALALLSLYGVSDEERVAEFLRLVEQSRRPDWWRSFSDVLSDFFAPLVALEGAAATIRTYEPFYVPGLLQTPAYARAVISSGPAHLYPHDVGRRVDLRLERQRQLEQPDAPRLWVLIDESVLMRTVGGPEVMRGQLEYLAAIMEQRRVVLQIAPLDVTASAGVGTGVTYLRFALGELKDAVYIEHLTDSTFSQKPQVVEQYRDMLDRLGACALTPKESIELIRERLSGS is encoded by the coding sequence ATGGCTGCAGCTGTACCGAGCCCGTCGTTGTTCGTCGAGTCACTGGGCGCGGTTGAGAGCAACCCGACCGCCCTGAAACTCATTCTGGGCGGCAAGTTGCGCCAGCTGCGCATGAGCGCTGGACTCGACCCGTCCGGCGTCGACACCAGGTTGGGCTTCTCCCGGTCGAAGACCAGCCGGATTGAGCTCGGTCGGCACGGTTGCAAGCCCGCTGACGCTCTGGCCCTGCTGAGCCTGTACGGGGTGAGCGATGAGGAGCGTGTCGCTGAGTTCCTGCGGCTGGTGGAGCAGTCACGTCGGCCGGACTGGTGGCGCTCGTTCAGCGATGTCCTGTCCGACTTCTTCGCTCCGCTGGTCGCCCTGGAAGGGGCGGCGGCCACCATCCGTACCTACGAGCCGTTCTATGTACCGGGCTTGCTGCAAACGCCCGCGTACGCGCGTGCGGTCATCAGCTCCGGCCCCGCCCACCTCTATCCGCACGACGTCGGGCGACGGGTGGACCTCAGGCTGGAACGGCAGAGGCAGCTCGAACAGCCGGACGCGCCCCGTCTGTGGGTGCTGATCGACGAGTCCGTGCTGATGCGCACGGTCGGCGGACCGGAGGTGATGCGCGGGCAGCTCGAGTATCTCGCCGCGATAATGGAGCAGCGCCGTGTGGTTCTGCAGATCGCTCCGCTGGATGTGACCGCCTCGGCCGGTGTCGGCACCGGCGTGACGTATCTGCGCTTCGCACTCGGCGAGCTCAAGGACGCCGTTTACATCGAGCACCTGACTGACAGCACGTTCAGCCAGAAACCGCAGGTCGTCGAGCAGTACCGCGACATGCTGGACCGGCTCGGGGCCTGCGCCCTCACTCCGAAGGAGTCGATCGAGCTGATCCGGGAGCGCCTGTCCGGCTCGTGA
- a CDS encoding signal peptidase I, translating into MNDSVYVGKAGRDAAMDRGWLLGHFKDTGDPRHSEAVEIKWGVHPRGDERAQWVTGEARTALLVLISGQFRVDLPGRSVLLTEQGDYVVWGRDVEHSWYAEEESVVITVRWPSVPGYRAPDEKSQARSSA; encoded by the coding sequence ATGAACGACAGTGTGTACGTGGGCAAGGCAGGCCGAGACGCGGCGATGGACCGAGGATGGCTGCTGGGACACTTCAAGGACACGGGCGATCCACGGCACAGCGAGGCCGTTGAGATCAAGTGGGGTGTTCACCCGCGCGGTGACGAGCGTGCCCAGTGGGTGACGGGTGAGGCGCGTACGGCTCTGCTCGTCCTGATCAGTGGCCAGTTCCGCGTTGATCTGCCTGGTCGCAGCGTGCTCCTGACCGAACAAGGCGACTACGTCGTGTGGGGCCGAGATGTGGAGCACTCCTGGTACGCGGAGGAAGAATCTGTCGTGATCACAGTCCGCTGGCCTTCCGTTCCCGGCTACCGAGCCCCTGATGAGAAGAGTCAGGCCCGGTCTTCCGCCTGA
- a CDS encoding GNAT family N-acetyltransferase has protein sequence MTVELRHVDEEMLQGLLAVAVNEAAPGEVMPPVAGPPGWTPARQDAFRAWHRDRRPGLAGPLRESTFAILTDGHIVGSARLACRDSQEVLETGMWLARSARGRGIGTAALRALLNEAARADARLVVAETTATNLGAIAALRRNDARLTTDQHNGHVHAHLPLDQAQPPPLASPNP, from the coding sequence GTGACGGTGGAATTGCGTCACGTCGACGAGGAGATGCTCCAAGGGCTCCTCGCGGTGGCTGTCAACGAAGCGGCACCCGGCGAGGTCATGCCACCCGTGGCCGGTCCGCCAGGCTGGACGCCGGCACGGCAGGACGCCTTCCGGGCCTGGCATCGGGATCGCCGGCCAGGACTGGCCGGTCCGCTCCGAGAAAGCACATTCGCGATCCTCACCGACGGGCACATCGTCGGATCAGCACGGCTGGCCTGCCGCGACAGTCAAGAGGTGCTCGAAACAGGCATGTGGCTTGCACGTTCCGCACGCGGGCGCGGAATCGGCACCGCCGCCCTCCGGGCGCTCCTCAACGAAGCGGCGAGAGCAGACGCACGCCTCGTGGTCGCCGAAACCACCGCCACCAACCTCGGGGCAATCGCCGCCTTGCGCCGAAATGACGCCAGGCTCACCACGGACCAGCACAACGGTCACGTTCATGCCCATCTCCCCCTGGACCAGGCACAACCCCCGCCGCTGGCGTCACCGAACCCGTGA
- a CDS encoding BTAD domain-containing putative transcriptional regulator has protein sequence MLGESGHEQVALCLSRPGFPGGHGCLGPRQGRGGLDDAVDAWRFERLLRDAREILKPEPSTARRLLEEALSLWQGPAYAETADESWARAETARLEELRQVARELHVAAGLRSVDVSGTVPEAELLTRDEPLREEGWRLHALALWAVGRQADALAALRRARAVLADEVGLDPGPALTELEEAILTQRVAVLHAATDTPPHQSPSPSVFPAQPVPSQPATLAQPTTDADLFVGRESELALLTTAADQVLTTGPGVALVTGEAGLGKSALLERLAHRLRRDGWLVAIGRNTDTEGAPPAWAWAEALRTVAAALPPPSESAAALAPLLCDGTSGAEPLVHEDAVAGRFRLHRAVWQWLATPTAR, from the coding sequence GTGCTCGGTGAGAGCGGCCACGAGCAGGTCGCGCTCTGTCTCTCCCGCCCCGGTTTCCCAGGCGGGCACGGCTGCCTCGGCCCTCGCCAGGGTCGCGGCGGCCTCGACGACGCGGTCGACGCCTGGCGTTTCGAGCGGCTGCTCCGCGACGCCCGCGAGATCCTCAAGCCCGAGCCGAGCACCGCCAGGCGCCTCCTCGAGGAGGCGCTGTCGCTCTGGCAGGGCCCGGCGTACGCGGAGACGGCCGACGAGTCGTGGGCCCGCGCCGAGACCGCGCGCCTGGAGGAGCTGCGGCAGGTCGCCCGGGAGCTCCACGTCGCCGCAGGGCTGCGCTCCGTCGACGTCTCCGGAACCGTTCCCGAGGCCGAACTGCTCACCCGCGACGAGCCGTTGCGTGAGGAAGGCTGGCGCCTCCACGCCCTGGCGCTCTGGGCCGTGGGCCGGCAGGCCGATGCGCTGGCCGCTCTCCGCCGGGCCCGTGCGGTCCTCGCCGACGAGGTCGGCCTCGACCCCGGCCCCGCCCTGACCGAACTCGAAGAGGCCATCCTCACCCAACGCGTAGCGGTCCTCCACGCCGCAACGGACACCCCACCGCATCAGTCGCCGAGCCCGTCGGTCTTTCCCGCGCAACCCGTTCCCAGCCAACCCGCCACACTCGCCCAACCCACCACCGACGCGGACCTGTTCGTCGGCCGTGAGTCCGAGCTGGCGCTCCTCACCACTGCCGCCGACCAGGTGCTCACGACAGGCCCGGGTGTCGCCCTGGTCACCGGAGAAGCGGGTCTGGGCAAGTCCGCGCTGCTGGAACGGCTGGCGCACCGCCTGCGCCGTGACGGATGGCTCGTCGCGATCGGCCGCAACACCGACACCGAGGGCGCCCCGCCCGCCTGGGCCTGGGCCGAAGCCCTCCGTACCGTCGCCGCCGCCCTCCCGCCCCCATCCGAGTCGGCCGCCGCCTTGGCCCCCCTCCTCTGCGACGGAACATCCGGCGCCGAACCCCTCGTCCACGAGGATGCGGTCGCGGGGCGGTTCCGATTGCATCGGGCTGTCTGGCAATGGCTCGCGACGCCTACGGCCCGCTGA
- a CDS encoding SAM-dependent methyltransferase, which produces MKREAWRPDAIDTKVPSVARMYDYYLGGDDNYQSDREACEQLLVQVPSTKTLAVNNRRFLQRVVRMLAAEYGVRQFIDHGSGLPTQDNVHQVAQAVDPASRVVYVDNDPIVLAHGRALLEENDRTAVIQADMRDTEVIFGHEETTRLIDFSQPVAALFVSVMHCIPDESDPGALVRRVAERLAPGSFLVVCQLVSDRPEIRKFVTDFMAEATGGHWGRVREEHEVAEYLTGLEILEPGLVEVSTWRPDSDLAPAQLTDEWIEWGGVARLP; this is translated from the coding sequence ATGAAACGCGAGGCGTGGCGCCCGGACGCCATCGACACGAAGGTGCCCAGCGTGGCGCGTATGTACGACTACTACCTGGGGGGCGACGACAACTACCAGTCCGACCGTGAGGCCTGCGAGCAGTTGCTGGTTCAGGTTCCCAGCACGAAGACGCTGGCCGTCAACAACCGTCGTTTTCTGCAGCGTGTGGTACGTATGCTGGCCGCGGAGTACGGCGTGCGCCAGTTCATCGACCACGGCTCCGGTCTCCCGACCCAGGACAATGTCCATCAGGTCGCCCAGGCGGTCGATCCGGCCTCACGAGTGGTGTACGTCGACAACGACCCGATCGTGCTGGCACACGGTCGAGCTCTGCTGGAAGAGAACGACCGCACCGCCGTCATCCAGGCCGACATGCGGGACACGGAAGTCATTTTCGGTCACGAGGAGACGACACGGCTGATCGACTTCAGCCAGCCGGTCGCTGCTCTGTTCGTGTCGGTGATGCACTGCATCCCGGACGAGTCCGACCCGGGCGCCCTCGTCCGTCGGGTTGCGGAACGTCTCGCGCCCGGAAGCTTCCTTGTCGTCTGCCAGCTCGTCAGCGACCGGCCGGAAATCCGGAAGTTCGTCACCGACTTCATGGCGGAAGCCACCGGAGGTCACTGGGGGCGCGTCCGCGAGGAACACGAGGTGGCGGAGTACCTCACCGGGCTGGAGATCTTGGAACCGGGCCTGGTGGAAGTGTCGACCTGGCGACCGGACTCCGACCTCGCGCCCGCCCAGCTGACCGATGAATGGATCGAGTGGGGCGGCGTCGCTCGGCTCCCTTAG
- a CDS encoding DUF397 domain-containing protein yields the protein MEFSNGIQVGALNSVTWIKSSYSNATGNCVEMAALPDGNVAVRNSRDPHGPTLVYTREEIAAFLAGARAGDFDSMIG from the coding sequence ATGGAGTTCTCCAACGGCATACAGGTGGGTGCGCTGAATTCGGTGACGTGGATCAAGAGCAGTTACAGCAACGCCACGGGAAACTGCGTGGAGATGGCGGCTCTGCCGGACGGGAACGTGGCCGTGCGCAACTCCCGTGATCCGCATGGGCCGACCCTCGTCTACACCAGGGAGGAGATCGCTGCCTTCCTGGCGGGAGCCCGAGCCGGCGATTTCGACTCCATGATTGGCTGA